The proteins below are encoded in one region of Alistipes communis:
- a CDS encoding aldose epimerase family protein encodes MTVSKISTEPHAQGEIEVFRLANAAGAYVDVCNIGAGITAVVVPDREGRMADVALGYRAYADYVGDGACFGKTPGRFANRIAGGRFTLDGKEYRLAVNNGPNHLHGGPTGFANRLWQGETTGDGVAFTRTSPDGEEGYPGTLTARIAYAWDDDCCLTVLLEAACDAPTIVNLTNHSYWNLAGENAGSVLGHKLRLRASRWLPTDETLIPTGELAGVAGTPMDFRTSKPLGRDIRADFPALRYGKGYDNCWAVDDWRADEETTVAELYDPKSGRRLSVRSTQPGVQVYTGNWLAGSPLSKSGRPYADYDGVAIECQGFPDAPNRPDFPSAELRPGEAYRRTIRFRFDVR; translated from the coding sequence ATGACCGTCTCGAAAATCAGCACCGAACCCCACGCGCAGGGCGAGATCGAGGTCTTCCGCCTCGCGAACGCCGCGGGGGCTTACGTCGACGTGTGCAACATCGGCGCTGGCATCACGGCCGTCGTCGTTCCCGACCGCGAGGGGCGCATGGCCGACGTGGCGCTGGGGTACCGCGCCTACGCCGATTACGTCGGCGACGGCGCCTGCTTCGGCAAGACGCCCGGCCGTTTCGCCAACCGGATCGCCGGAGGGCGCTTCACGCTCGACGGCAAGGAGTACCGGCTGGCCGTCAACAACGGCCCCAACCACCTGCACGGCGGCCCGACGGGATTCGCCAACCGCCTGTGGCAGGGTGAAACGACCGGCGACGGCGTGGCCTTCACCCGCACCAGCCCCGACGGCGAGGAGGGCTACCCGGGTACGCTCACGGCGCGCATCGCCTATGCGTGGGACGACGACTGCTGCCTGACCGTCCTACTCGAAGCCGCGTGCGACGCCCCCACGATCGTCAACCTGACGAACCACTCCTACTGGAACCTCGCGGGCGAGAATGCCGGATCGGTGCTCGGCCACAAGCTGCGGCTCCGCGCCTCGCGCTGGCTGCCGACCGACGAAACGCTGATTCCCACGGGCGAACTCGCCGGCGTCGCCGGCACGCCGATGGACTTCCGCACGTCCAAACCGCTCGGCCGCGACATTCGCGCCGATTTCCCCGCATTGCGCTACGGCAAAGGCTACGACAACTGCTGGGCCGTCGACGACTGGCGCGCGGACGAGGAGACGACCGTGGCCGAACTGTACGACCCGAAATCGGGTCGGCGGCTCAGCGTCCGCTCCACACAGCCGGGCGTGCAGGTCTACACGGGCAACTGGCTCGCCGGCTCGCCGCTCTCGAAGAGCGGCCGGCCCTACGCGGACTACGACGGCGTGGCGATCGAGTGCCAGGGTTTCCCCGACGCACCGAACCGCCCCGATTTCCCTTCGGCCGAACTGCGCCCCGGCGAAGCGTACCGCCGGACGATCCGCTTCCGTTTCGACGTCCGTTAA